From the genome of Xiphophorus hellerii strain 12219 chromosome 11, Xiphophorus_hellerii-4.1, whole genome shotgun sequence, one region includes:
- the LOC116727941 gene encoding LIM/homeobox protein Lhx1-like, whose translation MLHCADCEKPILDRFLLKVLDRPWHIKCVQCCECKCSLTEKCFSRDGRLYCKNDFFRRFGTKCGGCSQGILPSDLVRRAKSKVFHLNCFTCMMCNKQLSTGEELYILDEFKFVCKEDYQNNNGKDTILLSVTTCSDPSLSPDSQDPQDDGKDSEGGHASDKEACGNDNDEQSAVGKRRGPRTTIKAKQLETLKAAFAATPKPTRHIREQLSRETGLNMRVIQVWFQNRRSKERRMKQLSALSARRHVFFRSPRRMRSLGERLEPGELGHFSYYGDYPSEYYGPGGNYEYFQGPPSSQAQTPADLGFVPSTVPAGTPLGAMDHHHHPHQHAGVGQHHCGAEVQCFSDGASHHPADSPSPEPSGPGSIHSISSEMCGPGTPFTAVSLSDNGYTNQLSQPSSELSEGTAW comes from the exons ATGCTACACTGTGCCGACTGTGAGAAACCTATTCTGGACAGGTTCCTGCTCAAAGTTTTGGACAGACCGTGGCACATCAAGTGTGTCCAGTGCTGCGAATGCAAATGTAGTCTGACAGAGAAGTGCTTCTCTAGGGATGGGAGACTGTATTGTAAGAACGACTTCTTTAG GAGATTTGGGACCAAGTGTGGAGGTTGCTCACAGGGGATTTTGCCCAGTGATCTTGTCCGCAGGGCCAAAAGCAAAGTGTTTCACCTCAACTGTTTCACCTGCATGATGTGTAACAAGCAGCTGTCCACCGGGGAGGAGCTGTACATCCTGGACGAGTTCAAGTTTGTCTGCAAGGAGGACTACCAGAACAACAACGGGAAGGACACGATCCTCCTGTCAG TCACGACGTGCAGCGACCCGAGCCTCTCGCCGGACTCGCAGGACCCGCAGGACGACGGGAAGGACTCGGAGGGCGGACACGCGTCCGACAAGGAGGCGTGCGGCAACGACAACGACGAGCAGAGCGCCGTCGGCAAGCGGCGCGGGCCCCGGACCACCATCAAGGCCAAGCAGCTGGAGACGCTGAAGGCTGCGTTCGCGGCCACGCCGAAGCCCACCAGGCACATCCGGGAGCAGCTGTCCCGGGAGACCGGCCTCAACATGAGGGTGATCCAG GTTTGGTTCCAGAACCGGAGGTCCAAAGAGCGACGCATGAAGCAGCTGAGCGCGCTGAGCGCGCGGAGACACGTGTTTTTCCGGAGTCCGAGGAGAATGAGATCTCTAGGAGAGAGACTGGAACCAGGAGAGCTCGGCCATTTCTCTTATTATGGAG ATTATCCGAGCGAATACTACGGCCCAGGTGGGAATTACGAGTACTTCCAAGGCCCCCCTTCGTCCCAGGCTCAGACCCCCGCAGATTTGGGCTTTGTACCCTCGACGGTCCCCGCCGGCACCCCGTTAGGAGCCAtggaccaccaccaccacccccacCAACACGCAGGGGTGGGGCAGCACCACTGCGGCGCAGAAGTGCAGTGCTTCTCGGACGGCGCGTCGCACCACCCCGCGGACTCGCCCAGCCCGGAGCCCAGCGGGCCCGGCTCCATTCACAGCATCTCCAGCGAGATGTGCGGGCCCGGCACGCCGTTCACGGCCGTGTCTCTCAGCGACAACGGATACACCAACCAGCTGTCACAGCCGTCCTCGGAACTGAGTGAAGGCACTGCCTGGTAA